The DNA sequence CGAAAACGACAAATTCACCATCGTTTATTTCTAGATCTACGTTTTTAGAAATCAGTACATCATCATAGGCTTTACATACATTGTTTAACGTGACAGTTGCCATCTCGCGAGTCCTTTTTATGACTAATTAGAATATCTTACACAGCATTCTTCGATGTTGATAGTGTGTTTTATACAGGTCTTAACTGCATCATCCTTGAGAAAGATTTTTAGGGGGGAGTAGATAGGAGGAGTGCATAGATCACATTTTATTGATGGTTGCTTTATTATCACTCTAAATAGGTAATTTATTGCGCATTAGTGTGCGAGTCATCGCATTTTTATCGCCTTTATTAATCAACTAAGTAAAATATATTGTTCAAGTTCACGCTTTTGGATTTGCGGGTGCTAGGCGTAGGGTAAAGGATGATGTTGGTAATGACTTTTTGTATGACTATACCATCCAACACAGACAGCTTGTCTGGTAAGTTTGAACGCTAATTTAATAAGGATATAAAGTGATGAGAAAAACCTTAACGGCAGTTGCACTACTAACTGCAATGAACTCTTTTTCTGCCTTTGCTGCTATTGAAGAAGGCCAGTTAACGATTTGGATTAACGGTGACAAAGGTTACAACGGTCTTGCTGAAGTTGGTAAACAGTTTGAAGCTGATACTGGCATCAAGGTGACTGTCGCACATCCAGATAGCTTACAAGACAAGTTTCCACAAGTCGCGGCTACAGGCGATGGTCCTGATATCGTATTTTGGGCACATGATCGTTTTGGTGGTTATGCGCAAGCCGGTTTATTAGCTGAAGTTAAACCATCGAAAGAATTAAAAGATAGCATGATCGACTTTACGTGGGATGCGGTTAAATACAATGGTAAATATATCGGTTACCCAGTCGCGGTTGAATCGTTATCACTTATCTATAATAAAGATTTAGTTAAAACGCCACCGAAGAATTGGGAAGATATCGCTGCATTAGATAAGCAGCTTAAAACCCAGGGTAAATCTGCGATCATGTGGAACTTAAAAGAACCGTACTTCACTTGGCCTCTGATGGCTGCTGACGGTGGTTATGCGTTTAAAACCAATGCGACGGGTTATGATGTTAAAGATGCTGGTGTGAATAACGCGGGCGTTAAAGGTAGCATGGCGTTAGTACAAAAACTATTAACGGATAACGTCATTTCTCCTGATATGGATTACTCGGTATCTGAGTCTGAATTTATCAAAGGCAATGTGGCGATGACGATCAATGGCCCGTGGGCATGGGGTAACGTTGATAAATCGGAAATAAACTATGGTGTTGCACAATTACCGAAGTTTAATGGTAGTCACTCTAAACCGTTTGTGGGTGTATTAACGGCGGGTATCAGCACGGCGTCGCCAAACAAAGATTTAGCCGTTGAGTTTATCGAAAACTACTTATTGACTGATGAAGGTCTGGCTAAAGTGAACAGTGACAAGCCATTAGGTGCTGTGGCATTGACATCATACCAAGAGCAGTTAGCGACAGATAGCCGTATTGCGGCAACAATGGACAATGCAATGAACGGTGAAGTAATGCCGAACATCCCACAGATGAATGCATTCTGGGGCGCAACTAAAAATGCCATCATTAACATTGTCGATGGTCGTCAATCGATTGATGCGGCATTAAGTGATGCAGAAAAGCAGATGACTAAATAGGCTTTAAGCCCTTTTTGTTTAAGTCTTCTTTGTTTTAATACTCTCTGTTTAGTACTTTTGTTTTAATCATCGGAAGTACTGAGATAAGAGGAGGGGTCATCTCTCCTCTTGCTGTTTATTAGGTAGGTTCTTCCATGCAGACTGTTAAAGTAGCTGAAATTCTGGGTGATGATACACCAGACTCTCAACAGACTCCCGACCAAGTCAATTCTCGATTTATTTCTCCGCATTTTATTAAATGGTGCACCCTGATCCTGATTGGGTTAATGAATGGTTATGCGTCAATATTGATGTACTCACGTGGTGAGACGTCATTTGCTGTATTAACCTTGATATTAACTTCGTTAGCCTTGTATATTTTTGGTAGTAAAAAGACTTATGCACACCGTTATATTTACCCTGGTGTCGCGGGCATGATCTTGTTTATTATTTTCCCTCTGGTCTACACGGTTGGTATCGCCTTTACCAATTACAGTGCTACTAATCAGCTGTCTTTTGAACGAGCTCAATCTGTCCTGCTTGATAATACCTATCAAAGTGGTGACAGCTATAAATTCGAGTTGTATCGCAGTGAAAATGGTTATCGTCTGGCAGTGAAAGACGGTGCGCAATTATTAGTGACTGATGAAATTAATTTAACCAAGCCAGAAAGCTTACGCTTAACGCTTAATGCCACTGATGCAGTTATCGGTAGCAAAGCGAAAATAAAAGACATTATCAAAAACCGTTCGACGTTAAATACGGTTGATTTGGTATTACCAAACGGTAACGAAATTCGCATGAGCGGGTTACGTAAATTTGCCGCAGTACAACCGCTTTATCGTGTTGAAAGCGATGGTACGACATTAGTTAATAATAAAGATAATACGGTATTGATTCCCAATATGGATACTGGTTTTTATCAGACTATCGATGCGGAAGGTAACTATATTGGCGATCCGTTAGCGCCTGGTTTTACTGTGGTGATCGGCACCGCTAACTTTGAACGTATTTGGCAAGATGATGGTATTAAAGAGCCTTTCATCAGTATTTTCTTTTGGACGATTATTTTCTCTGGTTTGTCAGTTATCGCAACTGTGGTCATCGGACTGGTATTGGCAAGTATCGTGCAGTGGGAAGCGTTACGCGGCCGTGCTGTCTACCGCATGCTGTTAATTTTACCTTACGCGGTACCGTCATTTATTTCTATCCTGATCTTTAAAGGTTTATTTAACCAAAGCTTTGGTGAAATTAATATGGTGTTAGAGGCGATGTTTGGGCTGTCACCAAGCTGGTTCTCGGATCCTATCTCTGCCAAGGCCATGGTATTGATGGTGAATATTTGGTTAGGTTTCCCGTACATGATGATCTTAAGCATGGGTATGTTGAAATCCATCCCAGATGATTTATATGAAGCATCGGCGCTTGATGGTGCTGGGCCGCTGCAGAACTTCAAAAACATTACTTTCCCAATGATGATGAAACCATTGTTACCGTTAATGATTGCCAGCTTCTCGTTTAACTTTAATAACTTTGTATTGATTCAGCTGTTAACACAAGGCGGACCAAACATGATTGGTACCAGTGAGCCTGCAGGTTATACCGACTTGTTAGTGAACTACACCTATCGCATCGCCTTTGAAGGTGCTGGTGGTCAAGACTTTGGTTTAGCCAGTGCAATTACGACGCTTATCTTCTTGTTAGTGGGTGGTTTAGCACTCTTTAACTTACGTTTTACCAAGTTGTCAGAGAAGTAACAGACAACAATAACAAACAGAATAGAAGGAATAACAGTATGGCTATGGTACAAGGGAAATCATTAAAATATCGTGTGTGGGCTGCCCATTTGGCGCTCTGTGCGTTACTGGTAGTGATTATATTCCCATTGGTTATGGTAGTGGCAATTTCGTTGCGTGAAGGTAACTTTGCCACGGGTGGTATTATCCCCACATCACCGACATTAGATCACTGGCGTTTAGCGTTAGGCTTCTCGGTAACGAATGCCGATGGCAGTATTACACCACCGCCATTCCCTGTGTTGTTGTGGTTGTGGAACTCGGTAAAAGTCGCGGCGATATCGTCGGTGATGATTGTAGCGCTATCAACTACATCGGCTTATGCGTTTGCACGTTTACGCTTCGGCGGTAAAGACACTATCTTAAAAGCGATGAT is a window from the Moritella sp. F3 genome containing:
- the malF gene encoding maltose ABC transporter permease MalF codes for the protein MQTVKVAEILGDDTPDSQQTPDQVNSRFISPHFIKWCTLILIGLMNGYASILMYSRGETSFAVLTLILTSLALYIFGSKKTYAHRYIYPGVAGMILFIIFPLVYTVGIAFTNYSATNQLSFERAQSVLLDNTYQSGDSYKFELYRSENGYRLAVKDGAQLLVTDEINLTKPESLRLTLNATDAVIGSKAKIKDIIKNRSTLNTVDLVLPNGNEIRMSGLRKFAAVQPLYRVESDGTTLVNNKDNTVLIPNMDTGFYQTIDAEGNYIGDPLAPGFTVVIGTANFERIWQDDGIKEPFISIFFWTIIFSGLSVIATVVIGLVLASIVQWEALRGRAVYRMLLILPYAVPSFISILIFKGLFNQSFGEINMVLEAMFGLSPSWFSDPISAKAMVLMVNIWLGFPYMMILSMGMLKSIPDDLYEASALDGAGPLQNFKNITFPMMMKPLLPLMIASFSFNFNNFVLIQLLTQGGPNMIGTSEPAGYTDLLVNYTYRIAFEGAGGQDFGLASAITTLIFLLVGGLALFNLRFTKLSEK
- the malE gene encoding maltose/maltodextrin ABC transporter substrate-binding protein MalE, which produces MRKTLTAVALLTAMNSFSAFAAIEEGQLTIWINGDKGYNGLAEVGKQFEADTGIKVTVAHPDSLQDKFPQVAATGDGPDIVFWAHDRFGGYAQAGLLAEVKPSKELKDSMIDFTWDAVKYNGKYIGYPVAVESLSLIYNKDLVKTPPKNWEDIAALDKQLKTQGKSAIMWNLKEPYFTWPLMAADGGYAFKTNATGYDVKDAGVNNAGVKGSMALVQKLLTDNVISPDMDYSVSESEFIKGNVAMTINGPWAWGNVDKSEINYGVAQLPKFNGSHSKPFVGVLTAGISTASPNKDLAVEFIENYLLTDEGLAKVNSDKPLGAVALTSYQEQLATDSRIAATMDNAMNGEVMPNIPQMNAFWGATKNAIINIVDGRQSIDAALSDAEKQMTK